In Intestinibacillus sp. Marseille-P6563, a single genomic region encodes these proteins:
- a CDS encoding IS110 family transposase: protein MVVSVGIDVSKNKHDCFIVSSEGEVLADVFTIPNNMDGFDALLEKIRACTTPQDKIKVGLEATGHYSYNILGFLLDNGLATYVLNPLRTNLYRKSLSLRKTKTDRVDARTIAAMLLSDVGLKPYTNTAYHNEELKSLTRYRFDKVKERAKLKSSISRLVCILFPELEKLVSSLHLATVYALLEEFPGSKQIAKAHLTRLKTLLGNASKGRYGRDMAVTIRSAAQNSVGSCMPAKSLELQHTIRLIRELDAEIAEIEAEIETMMDKIQSPIITIPGMGFRMAAMILAEIGDFSRFESPDKLLAYAGMSPSTYQSGQLKNCYPHMEKRGSRYLRYALYNAAKYVCHWDPTFAAYLAKKRDEGKHYNVALSHATKKLVRLLFALERSRQPYCSLAA, encoded by the coding sequence ATGGTAGTTTCTGTTGGCATTGATGTCTCAAAAAACAAGCATGATTGCTTCATTGTAAGCTCAGAGGGTGAAGTCCTGGCGGATGTTTTTACTATCCCTAACAACATGGACGGTTTTGATGCTCTACTGGAAAAAATTCGAGCTTGTACTACACCGCAGGACAAAATAAAAGTAGGGCTTGAGGCAACCGGGCATTACAGCTACAACATTCTTGGGTTTCTTCTGGACAACGGTCTGGCCACCTATGTCTTGAATCCCCTACGCACGAACCTCTACCGGAAAAGTCTCAGCCTGCGAAAGACCAAGACCGACCGTGTAGATGCTCGAACCATTGCTGCTATGCTGTTATCCGATGTGGGCCTCAAACCCTACACGAATACAGCATATCACAACGAGGAACTAAAGTCACTCACCAGATACCGTTTTGACAAGGTGAAAGAACGAGCAAAGCTGAAAAGCTCAATTTCCAGACTGGTTTGCATTCTCTTCCCTGAACTGGAGAAGCTGGTGTCCTCTCTCCATTTGGCGACTGTCTACGCTCTGCTGGAAGAGTTTCCAGGTTCCAAACAGATTGCCAAGGCACACCTGACAAGGCTCAAAACCCTTTTGGGAAACGCCTCCAAAGGTCGCTACGGTCGGGATATGGCTGTTACTATCCGGAGCGCTGCTCAGAATTCTGTTGGGTCCTGTATGCCTGCCAAATCCCTGGAATTGCAACATACCATCCGGCTTATCCGTGAATTGGATGCTGAGATCGCTGAAATCGAGGCTGAAATTGAGACAATGATGGACAAGATACAGTCTCCCATTATAACTATCCCTGGCATGGGCTTTCGTATGGCTGCCATGATTCTTGCTGAAATCGGCGACTTCTCTCGGTTTGAGTCGCCGGACAAATTATTGGCCTACGCCGGAATGTCGCCTTCTACTTACCAGTCCGGGCAGCTCAAAAATTGCTATCCCCACATGGAGAAGCGTGGCTCTCGATACTTACGCTACGCTCTTTACAACGCAGCCAAGTATGTCTGTCACTGGGACCCAACCTTTGCTGCTTACCTTGCTAAGAAAAGAGATGAAGGCAAACACTACAATGTCGCACTTTCTCATGCCACCAAAAAGTTAGTTCGTCTGCTGTTTGCCCTGGAAAGATCCAGACAGCCTTATTGCAGCTTGGCGGCCTAA
- a CDS encoding sulfatase family protein: protein MAQKQPNFIVIMTDDQGYGDLSCMGNTDFQTPNIDALAQSGARFTNWYSNSPVCSPSRASLLTGRYPAHAGVRAILAGNRKASGLTADAPTIATALKEEGYQTALIGKWHLGLQEASRPNQNGFDYFYGFMAGCLDYYSHIFYWSMADGHTNPTHDLWENNTEIYRNGKYLTEDISEHAVEQIRKMNRDDKPFFLYVGYNAPHYPMHAPQKYLDRFPDLPWDRQIMAAMLSAVDDGVGQIVDELKRQGIYEDTVIFFQSDNGPSRESRNWLDGTPDPYYGGQAGGLKGHKFSLFEGGIRVPGIFSWPGHIPAGQVIDQPCAAMDVFPTFLNMAGGDAAQYTLDGLDISQVLTEQGSTPHDAIYWEMEDQTAVRCGKYKLVLHGKLVEGEPEQAPVFLSDLENDPSESHNLAEAMPELTEQLRQKAETWRAGIEQSWSEQWAHNYTNLTR from the coding sequence ATGGCACAGAAACAGCCAAATTTCATTGTTATCATGACCGATGACCAGGGCTATGGCGATCTGTCCTGTATGGGCAACACCGATTTCCAGACCCCGAACATCGACGCCCTGGCGCAAAGCGGCGCGCGGTTTACCAACTGGTATTCCAACAGCCCAGTCTGCTCGCCGTCCCGCGCCTCGCTGCTGACCGGACGGTATCCGGCCCATGCGGGTGTGCGCGCGATTCTGGCCGGCAACCGCAAGGCGTCCGGTCTGACCGCCGATGCGCCCACCATTGCGACCGCGCTCAAGGAGGAGGGCTACCAAACCGCCCTGATCGGCAAATGGCATCTGGGATTGCAGGAAGCCAGCCGTCCCAACCAAAACGGCTTTGATTATTTCTATGGATTCATGGCAGGCTGCCTGGATTATTATTCGCATATTTTTTACTGGTCCATGGCAGATGGCCATACCAACCCCACCCATGACCTGTGGGAAAACAATACCGAGATCTACCGCAATGGCAAATACCTGACCGAGGATATTTCCGAGCATGCGGTCGAGCAGATCCGCAAAATGAACCGGGACGACAAGCCGTTTTTCCTGTATGTGGGCTACAATGCGCCGCATTATCCCATGCATGCGCCGCAGAAATATCTGGACCGCTTCCCCGATCTGCCGTGGGACCGGCAGATCATGGCCGCTATGCTGAGCGCCGTGGACGATGGCGTGGGCCAGATCGTGGACGAACTCAAACGGCAGGGCATTTATGAGGATACCGTGATCTTCTTCCAAAGCGATAACGGGCCGTCGCGCGAATCGCGCAACTGGCTGGACGGCACACCCGACCCCTATTACGGCGGCCAGGCGGGCGGTCTGAAGGGGCATAAGTTCAGCCTGTTTGAAGGCGGCATTCGCGTGCCGGGTATCTTCAGCTGGCCGGGGCACATTCCGGCCGGGCAGGTCATTGACCAGCCGTGCGCCGCCATGGATGTCTTCCCGACGTTCCTGAACATGGCGGGCGGCGACGCGGCGCAGTATACGCTGGACGGCCTGGATATTTCGCAGGTTCTGACCGAGCAGGGCAGTACGCCGCATGACGCCATCTATTGGGAAATGGAGGACCAGACCGCCGTGCGGTGCGGGAAGTATAAGCTGGTGCTCCACGGCAAGCTGGTGGAAGGCGAACCCGAGCAGGCGCCGGTATTCCTGTCCGATTTGGAAAACGATCCGTCGGAGAGTCACAACCTGGCCGAAGCCATGCCCGAACTAACCGAGCAGCTGCGGCAAAAGGCCGAAACCTGGCGCGCAGGCATTGAGCAGAGTTGGAGCGAGCAATGGGCGCATAATTACACCAATTTGACGCGATAA
- a CDS encoding sn-glycerol-1-phosphate dehydrogenase: MANAPKLADYLGKPFACACGKTHSTALEGVTVGPGAMNSLVDYVKKYEFKNLYIACDEITYGIAGEKVMQILKDAGIQTKAHVFTGKRFIPDEKALGDLMIDADRTCDLVVAVGTGSINDMCRFFSYQMGIPYAIVATAAPMDGFASSGAALIINSMKVTIPAQTPLFIIGDTDVLCGAPGRMVSAGLGDLLGKFTCLNDWRISKIVNNEYYCDTIVDLVTDCIQNVLADADNVASRDPKVIGDIMEGLVLTGVAMSFIGNSRPAAGCEHHMCHFWETQELQAGKIPVLHGTKVAVGTVMILKMTEFLRENRPDFEAARAKAKAYDAAAWEENIKKVYGASADSIIKLEHESGKNEPAGRLARIDAIEKNWDAIVKTMDDNMPKASRMIEILKSLDAPYYPAQIGFDADMLRNALIYAKETRARYTMLSMIADLGMLEELADKVVAFVNE, encoded by the coding sequence ATGGCGAATGCTCCCAAACTGGCGGATTATCTGGGCAAACCCTTTGCCTGTGCATGTGGAAAGACCCACTCGACGGCGCTGGAAGGCGTAACGGTTGGACCGGGCGCGATGAATTCCCTGGTTGATTACGTCAAGAAATATGAATTTAAGAACCTGTACATCGCTTGCGATGAAATTACTTACGGAATTGCAGGCGAAAAGGTCATGCAAATCCTGAAGGATGCCGGCATCCAGACCAAGGCCCATGTCTTTACCGGCAAGCGCTTCATCCCGGATGAAAAGGCGCTGGGCGACCTGATGATCGATGCAGACCGTACCTGCGACCTGGTCGTTGCGGTCGGCACGGGTTCGATCAACGATATGTGCCGCTTCTTCAGCTATCAGATGGGCATCCCCTATGCCATCGTTGCAACCGCAGCCCCGATGGACGGCTTTGCTTCCTCGGGCGCAGCGCTCATCATCAACAGCATGAAGGTCACCATCCCGGCACAGACCCCGCTGTTCATCATCGGCGATACCGATGTTCTGTGTGGCGCACCGGGCCGTATGGTTTCGGCCGGTCTGGGTGACCTGCTGGGCAAGTTTACCTGCCTCAACGACTGGCGTATCTCCAAGATCGTCAACAACGAATATTACTGCGACACCATCGTCGATCTGGTCACCGACTGCATCCAGAACGTGCTGGCCGATGCCGACAATGTTGCATCCCGTGACCCCAAGGTCATCGGCGACATCATGGAAGGCCTGGTCCTGACCGGTGTAGCCATGAGCTTTATCGGCAACTCGCGTCCGGCGGCTGGCTGTGAGCACCATATGTGCCACTTCTGGGAGACCCAGGAACTGCAGGCTGGCAAGATTCCGGTGCTGCACGGCACCAAGGTTGCCGTTGGTACGGTGATGATCCTCAAGATGACCGAATTCCTGCGCGAAAACCGTCCGGACTTCGAAGCGGCTCGCGCCAAGGCCAAGGCATACGACGCAGCAGCCTGGGAAGAGAACATCAAGAAGGTTTACGGCGCTTCGGCTGACTCCATCATCAAGCTGGAGCATGAGTCGGGCAAGAACGAACCGGCTGGCCGTCTGGCACGTATCGATGCCATTGAAAAGAACTGGGATGCCATCGTCAAGACCATGGACGACAACATGCCCAAGGCTTCGCGCATGATCGAGATCCTCAAGAGCCTGGATGCGCCGTACTATCCGGCACAGATTGGCTTTGATGCGGACATGCTGCGCAATGCGCTCATCTATGCCAAGGAGACCCGTGCCCGTTACACCATGCTGTCCATGATCGCCGATCT
- a CDS encoding sulfite exporter TauE/SafE family protein, with translation MELIYFMVVWIATTAGALTGMGGGVIIKPVLDVIGEYDAATIGVLCSCTVFTMSIVSIHKQVRQKAKIDLSIALPLSAGSILGGWSGERLLRYIVAGQDNARVVITQNSLLGLLLLGVYLYMKHKDHLPTLHAKGVLAGLVTGLLAGMASTFLGIGGGPINVAALIFVFSMDTKAAAVNSILTIFFAQLSKLGTVLLHGGFSGYDLHVLPLMLVAAVIGGWSGAKWNRQMTQKQVEQAFNLVQLAVFAICLYNIASTLTGM, from the coding sequence ATGGAACTGATTTATTTTATGGTGGTGTGGATCGCTACCACGGCCGGGGCCCTGACCGGCATGGGCGGCGGCGTTATCATCAAGCCGGTGCTGGATGTGATTGGCGAATACGATGCCGCCACCATTGGCGTGCTGTGTTCGTGTACGGTCTTTACCATGTCGATTGTGTCCATCCACAAGCAGGTCCGGCAAAAGGCCAAAATCGATTTGTCCATCGCCCTGCCGCTGTCGGCAGGCTCGATTTTGGGCGGCTGGAGCGGCGAACGGCTTTTGCGGTATATCGTAGCCGGACAGGACAACGCCCGGGTGGTCATTACGCAGAACAGCCTGCTGGGGTTGCTGCTTTTGGGCGTATACCTTTATATGAAGCACAAGGACCATTTGCCTACCTTGCACGCCAAAGGGGTGCTGGCCGGCCTGGTGACCGGTTTGCTTGCCGGCATGGCGTCCACCTTTCTGGGCATCGGCGGCGGTCCGATCAACGTGGCGGCGCTGATCTTTGTCTTTTCCATGGACACCAAGGCCGCAGCCGTCAATTCGATCTTGACCATCTTCTTTGCGCAGTTGTCCAAACTGGGCACCGTGTTGCTGCACGGTGGATTTTCGGGATATGATTTGCATGTGCTGCCGCTGATGCTGGTCGCAGCGGTCATCGGCGGTTGGAGCGGCGCCAAGTGGAACCGGCAAATGACGCAAAAGCAGGTCGAGCAGGCGTTTAATCTGGTGCAGCTTGCGGTGTTTGCCATCTGTCTGTACAATATCGCGTCCACGCTGACCGGCATGTAG